One segment of Carya illinoinensis cultivar Pawnee chromosome 1, C.illinoinensisPawnee_v1, whole genome shotgun sequence DNA contains the following:
- the LOC122282511 gene encoding G-type lectin S-receptor-like serine/threonine-protein kinase CES101 has protein sequence MPTKGRDFIIFLSLFYFFLIRHGHSDTDVLAQGQKLRDGEHLVSADETFRLEFFSPGTSRNRYVGILYNIADDTDRVEFVANKKVVWVANRDNPVADNSGVLMVDESGRLIISHSGGSNILVSNFVEAAKNASAMLLDSGNFVLRELYSDGSLSEQILWQSFDYPTDTILPGMKLGVKMKTMEIWALTSWISENSPAKGSFTLTTGYNMDNASQLIIWREGNLYWTSGNWQNGHFEFLRFNSSIYNFSCISNEDERYFVYSSYNNRSISGFMIDPIGEIQEISGQAPFGDGAGACSYKYSLGCIKQQFPDCRKPNNRFERRKGAMSGEGFHFNGNYNLSLFDCQVECLNNCSCIAYAYTDYNQTSCTIWIKGVNFKESNYSYSREIYVLTPEKAKRWIWLVGLVSSGTGFVILMVLYLLYNFIQRKSREKGEGEAEQEILLYELEASSSSTTQAIDPRKRKKLAVGRKKGGMLQFFSFESISTATSNFATSSKLGEGGYGPVYKGILPDGQEVAIKRLSRNSRQGVEEFKNELMLIAKLQHTNLVRLVGCCIQREEKMLIYEYMCNKSLDFFLFDPMKKNLLDWTKRFNIIQGIAQGLLYLHQFSRLKIVHRDLKASNILLDAEMNPKISDFGMARIFGKDESEAMTKRVVGTHGYMSPEYVLRGTFSAKSDVFSLGVLLLEIVSGKRNNSFCHPEKGSSLVGYVLELWNEGRCLEIADPAILGNSRDAKEVLRCIHVGLLCVQDSPTDRPSMSDVASMLTNYSVSLPPPKQSAFYINMSLPESKLENFNSNNASISEMEAR, from the exons ATGCCCACCAAAGGAAGAGACTTTATCATCTTTTTGAGCCTGTTTTATTTCTTCCTAATTAGACACGGTCATTCCGACACAGATGTATTGGCACAAGGCCAGAAGCTTAGAGATGGGGAGCACCTGGTCTCAGCTGATGAGACATTCAGGTTGGAATTTTTCAGTCCAGGCACTTCAAGAAACCGGTATGTGGGAATTCTGTACAACATAGCCGATGACACTGACAGAGTCGAGTTTGTTGCCAACAAAAAGGTGGTGTGGGTTGCTAACCGAGACAACCCAGTTGCTGACAACTCTGGTGTTCTTATGGTTGATGAATCTGGCAGGTTGATCATTTCACACAGTGGAGGCAGTAACATTCTTGTGTCAAATTTTGTTGAAGCAGCAAAGAATGCTAGTGCCATGCTGCTGGATTCAGGCAACTTTGTATTGAGAGAGCTATATTCAGATGGATCATTGAGTGAGCAGATTTTGTGGCAAAGTTTTGATTATCCTACAGATACGATTTTGCCAGGCATGAAACTAGGAGTGAAGATGAAAACTATGGAAATTTGGGCACTAACTTCATGGATAAGCGAAAACAGCCCTGCCAAAGGTTCTTTCACCCTCACTACTGGTTACAACATGGATAATGCAAGTCAGTTGATCATTTGGCGTGAAGGGAACCTCTACTGGACTAGCGGGAATTGGCAAAACGGCCATTTTGAGTTTTTGAGATTCAACAGCAGTATCTACAATTTTAGCTGCATCTCCAATGAAGATGAAAGATATTTCGTATATTCATCCTATAACAATCGTAGTATATCAGGATTTATGATAGATCCCATAGGTGAAATACAGGAGATATCAGGGCAGGCACCTTTTGGTGACGGTGCCGGTGCTTGTTCCTATAAATACAGTCTCGGCTGTATAAAACAACAATTCCCCGACTGCAGGAAGCCTAATAATCGGTTCGAGCGAAGAAAAGGTGCCATGTCTGGTGAAGGATTCCATTTTAATGGAAATTACAACTTGAGTCTCTTCGATTGTCAGGTAGAGTGCTTGAATAATTGTTCTTGCATTGCTTATGCTTACACGGATTACAACCAAACCAGCTGTACAATTTGGATCAAGGGAGTAAATTTCAAAGAAAGCAATTATTCTTATAGCAGGGAGATCTATGTTCTAACACCAGAAAAAG CAAAGAGGTGGATATGGCTTGTGGGCCTTGTGTCATCCGGGACTGGATTTGTAATTTTAATGGTTCTGTACTTACTATACAATTTCATCCAAAGAAAAAGCAGAGAAAAAG GGGAGGGTGAAGCAGAGCAAGAAATCTTGCTATATGAGCTAGAAGCTAGTAGTAGTAGCACAACACAAGCTATCGATCCtaggaagagaaagaaactCGCAGTAGGCAGGAAGAAGGGCGGAATGCTACAATTTTTCAGCTTTGAAAGCATATCAACAGCCACAAGCAATTTCGCGACTTCAAGTAAGCTTGGAGAAGGTGGTTATGGACCCGTTTATAAG GGAATATTACCTGATGGTCAAGAAGTTGCAATAAAGAGGCTCTCTAGAAATTCTAGACAAGGAGTAGAGGAATTCAAGAATGAACTTATGCTAATTGCCAAGCTGCAACACACTAATCTCGTTAGACTTGTTGGGTGCTGCATTCAAAGAGAAGAGAAGATGCTGATATATGAGTACATGTGCAACAAAAGCTTGGATTTCTTTCTCTTCG ATcctatgaaaaagaatttattaGATTGGACAAAACGCTTCAACATCATTCAAGGAATTGCTCAAGGACTTCTTTACCTTCATCAATTTTCAAGATTGAAAATAGTGCATAGAGATCTGAAAGCTAGTAACATCTTGCTTGATGCTGAGATGAACCCAAAGATATCTGATTTTGGCATGGCTAGAATATTTGGAAAAGATGAATCTGAAGCAATGACAAAGAGAGTTGTTGGAACACA TGGCTATATGTCTCCCGAGTATGTATTGAGAGGAACGTTTTCAGCAAAATCTGATGTATTCAGCTTAGGAGTATTACTGCTAGAAATTGTCAGTGGCAAGAGGAATAACAGTTTTTGTCATCCTGAAAAAGGCTCAAGCCTTGTAGGATAT gTATTGGAATTGTGGAACGAAGGAAGATGCTTGGAGATTGCAGATCCAGCAATATTGGGCAATTCCCGTGATGCGAAGGAAGTTTTGAGGTGCATTCACGTAGGTCTTCTCTGCGTACAAGACAGTCCAACAGATAGGCCATCCATGTCGGATGTTGCCTCCATGCTCACTAATTATTCTGTTTCTCTACCTCCACCAAAACAATCAGCATTTTACATCAACATGAGTTTGCCAGAGAGCAAGTTGGagaattttaattcaaataacGCATCAATTTCAGAGATGGAAGCCAGATGA
- the LOC122282499 gene encoding mitochondrial arginine transporter BAC2, which yields MELEPEFLASSWGREFVAGGFGGIAGIVSGFPLDTLRIRQQQSNAGSAFSILRNVMATEGPAALYRGMGAPLASVTLQNAMVFQIYAVLSRAFDSSLSAKDPPSYKGVALGGFFTGALQSLLLTPVELVKIRLQLQNNVYAKLHQADSHEGPMSVIKSIFKTEGLRGMYRGLTITVMRDAPAHCLYFWTYEYMREQLHPGCRKSSQESLQTMMVAGGLAGVASWVCCYPLDVVKTRLQAQSQSSLPKYTGIVDCFRKSVKEEGHRVLWRGLGTAVARAFMVNGAVFSAYEISLRCLFNSGSIQTENAI from the exons ATGGAGTTGGAGCCAGAGTTTCTTGCAAGCAGTTGGGGTAGAGAATTTGTGGCTGGAGGCTTTGGAGGCATTGCAGGTATAGTCTCCGGTTTTCCGCTCGATACGCTCCGTATCCGGCAACAGCAATCGAATGCCGGCTCTGCCTTTAGCATCCTTCGCAATGTCATGGCCACAGAAGGGCCTGCAGCTCTCTACAGAGGCATGGGTGCACCGTTGGCTTCTGTCACCCTTCAG AATGCAATGGTTTTTCAAATCTATGCTGTCCTCTCTAGAGCATTTGACTCATCTCTTTCCGCTAAAGATCCTCCTTCCTACAAAGGTGTTGCTCTAGGAGGATTTTTTACTGGCGCTCTTCAGAGCCTACTGCTCACTCCTGTAGAACTAGTGAAAATCAGACTTCAACTGCAGAATAATGTGTATGCAAAACTCCATCAGGCAGATTCTCATGAAGGTCCTATGAGCGTTATCAAAAGCATATTCAAAACAGAAGGTTTAAGGGGAATGTACCGAGGTCTAACTATAACTGTAATGAGGGATGCACCAGCTCATTGTCTATACTTCTGGACATACGAGTATATGAGAGAGCAGCTTCACCCAGGCTGCAGAAAGAGCAGCCAAGAAAGCCTACAAACAATGATGGTAGCGGGAGGGCTAGCAGGAGTTGCCAGCTGGGTTTGCTGCTACCCCCTGGATGTTGTAAAGACCAGACTTCAAGCTCAATCGCAATCTTCTTTACCAAAATATACTGGCATTGTCGATTGCTTCCGCAAGAGTGTCAAAGAAGAGGGTCACAGGGTGCTCTGGCGAGGATTAGGAACTGCGGTTGCTAGGGCATTTATGGTGAATGGGGCTGTGTTTTCTGCTTATGAGATATCTCTGAGGTGCCTATTTAACAGTGGAAGCATCCAAACAGAGAATGCAATTTAG